Proteins found in one Dehalococcoidales bacterium genomic segment:
- the secA gene encoding preprotein translocase subunit SecA, whose amino-acid sequence MFKLFGGSESSNEKVIKRLLPIVDKINALEPDFEALSDEELRSKTNDFKSRIQNGATLDELLPEAFAAVREAARRVLTKDKNKEFRIFDVQMMGGIILHQGKIAEMKTGEGKTAVATLPLYLNSLTGKGCHLVTVNDYLARRDLYWMGPVFHALGVSVASIYPMQKSDELSPSLLFDPSYDSGIENDVWKHFRPISRREAYNADITYGTSSEFGFDYLRDNMAIDPERYVQRPLSYAIVDEVDNLLIDEARTPLIISAPDMEAGQKYQIFARLIQRLTPEVDYEVKLKERSAELTDEGFAKMEKLIMREGLLNDGGGLYDPENADLMRHMRNSLTAREFYKKDHQYVVRDGEVVIVDEFTGRMMHGRRYSEGLHQAIEAKENVKIQNESRTYATITIQNYFRMYQKLAGMTGTAVTEAEEFHKIYKLEVVIVPTNKPQAREDFSDYIYKDVESKFKAVVQEVDEVRKTGRPVLIGTVSIEKSEYLGALLKRKGIKHEVLNAKQHEKEANIVAEAGKPGAVTVATNMAGRGVDIILGGKEPQDAESKEWQEWKERHDQVIELGGLHVVGTERHEARRIDNQLRGRAGRQGDPGSSRFFVSLEDDLMKRFGGDRIKGVMDTMGFDENTPIENKLISRSIENAQVRVEGYHFDIRKHLVDYDDVINKQREIIYGERHKIIDGADLKANILSIVEAEIKNIVEANCSGWDMEEAAASVLSELGTIMPLSADINAETLSQMSAEEMRDRLIEYSKELYDAKESEVGPENMRLLERLLMLRIIDTAWIEHLTAMDNMRQGIGLQSMAQRDPLVAYKRQSRDMFDDLMGSIQNSILRAIYKTTIKKGAPPPKPTNVMAKATGEDKESKTPKAPKVEGKVIGRNDPCPCGSGKKFKKCCGK is encoded by the coding sequence ATGTTTAAATTGTTCGGAGGATCCGAAAGTTCCAATGAAAAGGTAATTAAGCGGCTGCTGCCGATTGTTGATAAAATAAACGCCCTTGAACCCGATTTTGAGGCACTTTCCGATGAGGAATTACGCTCCAAAACAAACGATTTTAAATCCCGAATCCAAAACGGCGCCACCCTCGACGAGCTTCTGCCGGAAGCATTTGCCGCCGTGCGTGAAGCCGCCAGAAGAGTGCTTACCAAAGACAAAAACAAGGAATTCAGGATTTTTGACGTCCAGATGATGGGCGGTATTATATTGCACCAAGGTAAAATTGCCGAAATGAAAACCGGTGAAGGTAAAACAGCGGTGGCAACACTCCCCCTGTACCTTAATTCACTGACCGGTAAAGGCTGTCACTTGGTAACCGTTAACGACTATCTGGCGCGCCGTGACCTGTATTGGATGGGGCCGGTATTTCATGCCTTGGGTGTTAGCGTTGCCAGTATTTATCCGATGCAAAAAAGCGATGAGCTTTCTCCGTCGTTGCTGTTTGACCCAAGCTACGATTCCGGAATTGAAAACGATGTATGGAAGCATTTTAGACCGATATCACGCCGAGAGGCTTATAATGCCGATATTACCTACGGCACGTCATCCGAATTCGGTTTTGACTACTTGCGCGATAATATGGCGATTGACCCCGAAAGGTATGTCCAGCGCCCCCTAAGCTATGCAATTGTTGATGAGGTTGATAACCTTTTAATAGACGAGGCGCGCACACCCTTAATTATCAGTGCCCCCGATATGGAAGCGGGCCAGAAATATCAGATTTTCGCGCGGTTAATCCAACGCCTGACCCCCGAAGTGGATTACGAAGTTAAGTTAAAAGAACGCAGCGCCGAATTAACCGATGAAGGCTTTGCCAAAATGGAGAAGCTGATTATGCGTGAGGGGCTCTTAAATGACGGCGGCGGATTGTACGATCCGGAAAATGCCGACCTTATGCGCCATATGCGTAACTCCCTAACCGCACGCGAATTCTACAAAAAAGACCATCAGTATGTCGTCAGAGACGGTGAGGTTGTCATCGTCGATGAATTTACCGGCAGGATGATGCACGGCAGGCGTTATTCCGAAGGGTTGCACCAGGCAATCGAAGCCAAAGAAAATGTTAAAATCCAAAATGAAAGCCGCACCTATGCCACCATTACAATTCAAAACTATTTCCGTATGTATCAAAAGCTGGCCGGTATGACCGGCACCGCGGTTACCGAAGCCGAGGAATTCCATAAAATATACAAACTGGAAGTGGTTATTGTTCCCACCAACAAACCGCAGGCAAGAGAGGATTTTTCAGACTATATTTATAAGGATGTCGAATCCAAATTCAAGGCCGTGGTGCAAGAAGTGGACGAGGTCCGAAAAACCGGCAGACCGGTGCTGATTGGTACCGTATCGATTGAAAAATCGGAATACCTCGGCGCACTGTTGAAACGAAAAGGTATTAAACATGAAGTGCTTAACGCCAAACAGCACGAAAAAGAGGCCAATATTGTTGCCGAAGCCGGAAAACCGGGAGCGGTTACGGTTGCCACCAATATGGCTGGGCGCGGTGTTGATATTATTCTGGGCGGAAAAGAACCGCAGGACGCCGAAAGCAAAGAATGGCAGGAATGGAAAGAACGCCACGACCAAGTTATCGAGCTGGGGGGATTGCATGTAGTCGGAACCGAACGCCATGAAGCGCGCCGTATTGATAACCAGTTACGCGGAAGAGCCGGACGCCAGGGCGATCCGGGCAGTTCACGTTTCTTTGTATCGCTCGAAGACGACCTAATGAAACGATTCGGCGGCGACCGCATTAAAGGTGTAATGGATACGATGGGGTTTGACGAAAACACCCCCATCGAAAATAAGTTAATCAGCCGCTCAATTGAAAATGCGCAAGTCCGTGTTGAAGGTTACCACTTTGATATCCGTAAACATTTAGTCGATTATGACGATGTTATAAACAAACAGCGTGAAATTATTTACGGCGAACGCCATAAAATCATCGACGGCGCCGACTTAAAAGCCAATATTTTATCGATTGTGGAAGCCGAAATAAAAAACATTGTTGAGGCCAACTGCAGCGGTTGGGATATGGAAGAAGCCGCCGCTTCCGTTTTAAGCGAGCTCGGAACGATTATGCCGCTATCGGCCGATATAAACGCCGAAACACTTTCTCAAATGAGCGCCGAGGAAATGCGCGACCGCTTGATTGAATATTCCAAAGAGCTTTACGATGCCAAGGAAAGCGAAGTCGGCCCCGAAAACATGCGGTTATTGGAAAGGCTTTTAATGTTACGAATTATCGATACGGCATGGATTGAGCACCTGACCGCCATGGATAACATGCGGCAAGGCATCGGATTGCAATCAATGGCACAGCGCGACCCGTTGGTGGCTTACAAACGTCAGAGCCGCGATATGTTTGACGACTTAATGGGTTCCATTCAAAACAGCATTTTGAGAGCCATTTACAAAACAACCATTAAAAAAGGAGCGCCGCCTCCCAAGCCGACCAATGTAATGGCAAAGGCAACCGGGGAAGACAAAGAAAGTAAAACCCCGAAGGCTCCCAAAGTTGAAGGTAAGGTCATCGGCAGAAATGACCCTTGCCCGTGCGGCAGCGGTAAGAAATTTAAGAAATGCTGCGGGAAATAG
- a CDS encoding DUF2007 domain-containing protein: protein MIEVYKAKGELEAQTIKGMLDGYNIPSILRSNAAGSVHSFLFDGMGEVRIMVPASLAEEALAIINSECPIDPELQEE, encoded by the coding sequence ATGATCGAAGTATACAAAGCTAAAGGGGAGTTGGAAGCCCAGACAATCAAAGGAATGCTGGACGGCTACAATATACCCTCAATCCTTCGCTCCAACGCTGCCGGCTCTGTCCACAGCTTCCTTTTTGACGGAATGGGAGAAGTCCGAATAATGGTACCCGCGTCATTGGCCGAAGAGGCGCTGGCAATTATTAACTCGGAATGCCCGATTGATCCCGAATTACAGGAAGAATAA
- a CDS encoding ribose-phosphate pyrophosphokinase, with the protein MDELKVFTGNANPGLAKAVVEYLNIPLGKCEVMQFSNENTFVRILENVRSRDTFVIQPISSPVNQSLVELLIMIDALKRASAGRITAVVSYYGYSRTDKKDQPRVPITARLVADLLTVAGANRILTIDLHAAQIQGFFNIPVDELTAIGIISDYFKQKNLKDIVVVATDIGSTKLARDYAAKLNAPLAIMEKRRIGNADKTETLNIIGDVKGKIAITVDDEIDTGGSLVNTVNALLNNGATEVYAGCTHPVFSGPAIERIANSRVKEVVVTDTIPVTGSKKIDKITVLPIASLLGEAIRRIHTGQSVGELFDPK; encoded by the coding sequence ATGGACGAGCTGAAGGTATTTACGGGCAATGCTAACCCGGGGTTGGCAAAGGCCGTTGTTGAATATCTTAACATACCGCTGGGGAAGTGTGAGGTCATGCAATTCAGCAATGAAAACACTTTCGTACGTATTTTAGAGAATGTGCGTTCACGCGATACGTTTGTAATACAACCGATTTCATCCCCCGTTAACCAGAGTTTAGTGGAACTTCTAATTATGATTGACGCCCTAAAAAGGGCTTCCGCCGGACGAATTACCGCGGTTGTATCCTATTACGGCTACAGCCGAACCGACAAAAAAGACCAGCCGAGGGTTCCGATTACCGCAAGGTTGGTTGCCGATTTGTTAACGGTTGCCGGTGCCAATCGTATCCTTACGATTGACTTACATGCCGCTCAAATCCAGGGATTCTTTAATATACCGGTTGATGAACTGACCGCTATCGGAATCATCAGCGATTACTTTAAACAAAAAAATCTCAAAGATATTGTCGTTGTTGCCACCGATATCGGAAGCACCAAACTTGCCCGCGATTATGCCGCCAAACTGAATGCCCCGCTGGCAATTATGGAAAAAAGACGCATCGGCAATGCCGATAAAACCGAAACCCTCAATATTATCGGGGATGTTAAGGGGAAAATTGCCATTACCGTTGATGATGAAATTGATACCGGCGGCTCCTTGGTTAACACCGTAAACGCCCTTTTAAATAACGGCGCCACAGAAGTCTATGCCGGTTGTACGCATCCCGTATTCTCAGGCCCCGCTATCGAACGCATCGCAAACTCACGCGTCAAAGAAGTGGTGGTAACCGATACCATTCCGGTAACCGGCAGTAAAAAAATTGATAAAATTACCGTTTTACCGATTGCATCTCTTCTGGGTGAAGCTATCAGGCGCATACATACCGGGCAATCGGTAGGGGAATTGTTTGACCCCAAATAA
- the glyA gene encoding serine hydroxymethyltransferase produces MDSLKQNDPEISQAIELEKKRQQETINLIASENYASKAVLEAQGTFLTNKYAEGYPGKRYYGGCEDVDIIETIAIERAKELFGAEHANVQPHSGAQANMAAYFALVNPGDTVMGMNLSHGGHLTHGSPVNFSGRYYNIVSYGLNPETERIDYDEVEKLAVEHKPKLVIAGSSAYPRVIDFERFRYIADKVDAVFMVDMAHIAGLIAAGLHPSPVPYAQIVTSTTHKTLRGPRGGFILCNQDLAKAIDSAVFPRMQGGPLMHVVAGKAVAFKEAMQPEFYDYQKAVIENANTLATELHRMGLRLVSEGTDNHLMLVDLCGSGVNGKDAEEALGRAAIIVNRNTVPFDTTSTARVPGGMRLGTAAVTSRGFGTNEIKRIAEMIMKIINNINDLEIQAQIKKEVVEMCSQFPVPGIDK; encoded by the coding sequence ATGGACTCTTTAAAGCAGAACGACCCGGAAATCAGTCAGGCGATTGAGCTTGAAAAAAAACGTCAGCAAGAAACAATCAACCTGATTGCATCTGAAAATTATGCCAGTAAGGCAGTGCTTGAAGCACAAGGTACTTTTTTAACAAATAAGTATGCCGAGGGCTATCCCGGCAAACGTTACTACGGCGGATGTGAAGATGTCGATATAATCGAAACCATCGCCATCGAACGCGCCAAAGAGCTTTTCGGAGCCGAACATGCCAATGTCCAACCGCATAGCGGGGCACAGGCAAATATGGCGGCTTACTTTGCTCTGGTAAACCCGGGAGATACCGTTATGGGAATGAATCTTTCTCATGGCGGGCACTTAACCCACGGTTCCCCCGTCAATTTTTCCGGCAGGTATTACAATATTGTTTCCTACGGCTTAAACCCTGAAACGGAACGTATTGATTACGACGAAGTCGAAAAACTGGCGGTAGAGCACAAGCCAAAGCTGGTGATTGCCGGATCCAGCGCCTATCCGAGGGTTATTGATTTTGAACGGTTCAGATATATTGCCGATAAAGTCGATGCCGTTTTTATGGTTGATATGGCCCATATTGCCGGGCTTATTGCCGCCGGATTGCACCCCTCACCCGTTCCTTACGCCCAAATAGTAACCTCTACCACACATAAAACACTAAGAGGGCCGCGAGGCGGATTTATTCTTTGCAATCAAGACTTGGCAAAAGCGATTGATTCGGCGGTATTCCCCAGAATGCAGGGGGGGCCGCTTATGCACGTTGTCGCCGGTAAAGCGGTCGCTTTTAAAGAAGCAATGCAACCGGAATTTTACGACTATCAAAAAGCCGTAATTGAGAACGCCAATACATTGGCAACCGAACTTCACAGAATGGGATTGCGGCTTGTTTCCGAAGGAACCGATAATCATCTGATGTTGGTTGATTTATGCGGAAGCGGTGTTAACGGCAAGGATGCCGAAGAAGCGTTGGGACGCGCCGCCATTATCGTTAACCGCAACACCGTTCCCTTTGATACAACTTCAACGGCACGCGTTCCGGGCGGTATGCGCTTAGGCACCGCCGCCGTTACTTCACGCGGATTCGGAACAAACGAAATCAAACGGATTGCCGAAATGATAATGAAAATAATTAACAATATTAACGATTTGGAAATCCAGGCTCAAATCAAAAAAGAAGTTGTGGAAATGTGCAGTCAATTTCCGGTTCCCGGGATTGATAAATAG
- a CDS encoding glycosyltransferase family 39 protein — translation MEKIKHLFSKFINWQYCGLFLIILFSLVMHLSVITQPSDGYIFDETYYIKDAQNIIDAHTTDRPEHPPLSKLIIVGGIQLFGDNPIGWRLPPILFGIANLALLFLICRQLKLSIPIATLATFLLALENLSFLISSIDMLDVYSLFFMFLAFWLYLKDKFFAACAALGLSMLCKMTGALGCVVIGLHWVFTGFRKPLRFLLSVYMVPIVFFAGLFVCDSIIYMKFVNPFTNFIQMMSSAGELTFENYSGGWEAYPWEWIFIPQNPTFYGTNIIKWQGLINPTLLYAIIPVYAFLVYRFIKGNREGFFSIMWFVGTYLMWIPIVLITDRLTYYFYLYATIGAIAIAMTITIASLKKHLWGKVISIIWIMGHAVSFVILSPVALWLSVPLCSILIGYILWNMGLLRKPTQPDTVSEDALTLAEPASEDIITTDANINSDTA, via the coding sequence ATGGAAAAAATAAAACACTTATTCTCCAAATTCATCAACTGGCAATACTGCGGATTATTCCTGATAATCTTGTTCTCGCTTGTAATGCATTTAAGCGTTATCACCCAACCGTCCGACGGATATATCTTTGATGAAACCTATTACATTAAAGATGCTCAAAATATTATCGATGCCCATACCACCGATCGTCCCGAGCACCCGCCGTTATCAAAACTGATTATTGTCGGCGGTATCCAGTTATTCGGCGATAATCCTATCGGTTGGCGCCTGCCGCCAATCCTTTTCGGGATAGCAAATCTGGCTCTGCTTTTCTTAATTTGCCGGCAGCTTAAGCTATCGATACCGATTGCGACACTGGCAACTTTTCTGCTGGCTTTGGAAAACCTCAGTTTCTTAATTTCAAGCATTGATATGCTGGATGTTTACAGCTTATTCTTTATGTTTCTGGCTTTCTGGCTTTATCTGAAAGACAAGTTTTTCGCGGCATGTGCCGCGCTCGGGTTATCAATGCTTTGTAAAATGACCGGTGCGCTGGGGTGCGTTGTTATCGGATTGCACTGGGTCTTTACCGGTTTCCGCAAGCCGCTGCGCTTCCTTCTCTCGGTGTATATGGTACCGATTGTTTTCTTTGCCGGTTTGTTCGTTTGTGACTCTATAATTTACATGAAATTCGTTAATCCGTTTACTAATTTTATCCAAATGATGTCATCGGCGGGGGAACTGACGTTCGAAAACTATTCGGGCGGCTGGGAGGCTTACCCTTGGGAGTGGATCTTTATCCCTCAAAACCCGACCTTTTACGGAACAAATATTATCAAATGGCAAGGGCTTATTAACCCCACTTTACTTTATGCGATAATACCCGTCTATGCCTTCCTGGTATACAGATTTATTAAAGGCAACCGCGAGGGTTTTTTCAGTATAATGTGGTTTGTCGGAACATATCTGATGTGGATTCCGATTGTTTTAATTACCGACAGGCTAACTTATTATTTCTATCTCTACGCCACCATCGGCGCGATTGCAATCGCAATGACAATCACAATCGCAAGCTTAAAAAAACATCTCTGGGGAAAGGTAATTTCGATTATCTGGATTATGGGGCATGCGGTTTCTTTTGTTATCTTGTCGCCGGTTGCATTGTGGCTATCCGTTCCTTTATGCTCAATTCTTATCGGCTATATTCTTTGGAACATGGGATTGCTGCGAAAACCGACACAGCCGGATACCGTATCGGAGGACGCTTTAACACTTGCGGAGCCCGCCTCCGAAGATATTATTACAACGGACGCAAATATCAATTCCGATACCGCTTAG
- a CDS encoding glycosyltransferase family 2 protein, producing MINKSVSLIVPAYKEKDNIQPLVTRLAAALGGYNYEIVIMDDNSRDGTEELVEALAKEFPVRIIVRRDKKGLASAVVDGFSYTKSDIIVVMDADLQHPPEVIPSVIKAIEDGADIAVGSRYIEGGGCEGWSLLRRIISKGAAFISHVFLPSTRKINDPMSGLFALKRDVLKGADLNPSGFKILLEVLMLGKWNSVVEVPFMFVTRSRGESKLNTKQQLDYLKHIFSLMRRTGELTRFIKFSIVGGTGVIVNLGLYALLTRYGGFSPIDNTSAGILSGNIALTISIETSIITNFILNNFFTFSDRNTGGVLSFFKRLLNFNLICLIGALIQIGVTNLFAVVFGFHDIVAVLIGIIIAFLWNYLLNNFLTWKK from the coding sequence ATGATAAATAAAAGCGTCTCACTTATCGTTCCGGCCTACAAAGAAAAAGATAATATCCAGCCCTTGGTAACAAGGCTGGCTGCGGCATTGGGCGGTTACAATTACGAAATAGTTATCATGGATGATAACAGCAGGGACGGCACCGAAGAGTTGGTAGAGGCGCTTGCCAAAGAATTTCCGGTCAGAATAATTGTTAGACGCGACAAAAAAGGGCTGGCATCGGCGGTTGTTGATGGTTTTAGCTATACAAAAAGCGACATAATCGTTGTTATGGATGCCGATTTACAGCACCCGCCGGAAGTGATTCCTTCCGTAATAAAAGCAATTGAAGACGGAGCCGACATCGCCGTAGGTTCCAGATATATTGAGGGGGGCGGATGTGAAGGCTGGAGTTTGCTGCGCCGGATAATATCAAAGGGCGCCGCATTTATATCGCATGTTTTTCTGCCCTCAACCAGAAAAATTAACGACCCGATGTCGGGGCTTTTTGCCTTAAAAAGAGATGTACTTAAAGGTGCTGATCTTAACCCTTCCGGATTTAAGATTTTACTTGAAGTATTGATGCTCGGAAAATGGAATTCGGTTGTCGAAGTACCTTTTATGTTTGTAACCCGCAGCCGCGGAGAGAGCAAATTAAATACAAAACAACAATTGGACTATCTGAAACATATTTTCAGCCTTATGCGGCGTACGGGTGAGCTTACACGTTTTATCAAATTCAGTATTGTCGGCGGCACCGGTGTTATTGTTAATCTTGGGTTATATGCCCTGCTTACGCGTTACGGGGGATTTAGCCCAATCGATAATACGTCGGCCGGTATTCTTTCGGGAAATATTGCCCTAACCATCAGTATTGAAACATCAATTATTACCAATTTTATACTAAACAACTTCTTTACTTTTTCCGACCGTAACACCGGCGGAGTTTTATCGTTCTTCAAAAGGTTACTAAATTTCAATTTAATCTGCCTTATCGGGGCGCTGATTCAAATCGGCGTAACCAATCTGTTTGCCGTTGTATTCGGTTTCCATGACATTGTAGCCGTGCTAATCGGTATAATCATCGCTTTCTTGTGGAACTATCTTTTAAATAATTTCTTGACATGGAAAAAATAA
- a CDS encoding DUF262 domain-containing protein, whose translation MEASKNNLLDFLREPQQLILPDNQSFYVCTDEIREGFWNNIVRLATDVTADEYHLGLFLILEKGLFCTYEIPKMILIDGHQRLVTVHLFLTVLAKVVGDGHNGNIELSGKYVYDNYFTNNSLNKEDDSNELYYKMVLTSVDNKVYRRLVEGNDHLPLPSLHPMVATYRFFEKAIRESDIALSDIYKALQKITVLPISTDRCYSNPQFIYETVMEAKLTRERSKLLLKWLSGLLSVSCIPKQG comes from the coding sequence ATGGAAGCTTCAAAGAACAACTTGCTTGATTTTCTGCGTGAGCCGCAACAATTGATTTTACCGGACAACCAGTCGTTTTACGTTTGTACCGATGAAATACGCGAAGGATTTTGGAACAACATCGTCCGCCTTGCAACCGATGTGACCGCCGACGAGTATCATTTGGGGCTCTTTTTGATATTGGAGAAAGGGCTTTTTTGCACATACGAAATACCCAAGATGATCTTAATTGACGGGCACCAAAGATTGGTTACCGTACACTTATTTTTGACGGTGCTTGCCAAAGTCGTCGGAGACGGGCATAACGGCAATATCGAGCTTAGCGGAAAATATGTTTACGATAACTACTTTACCAATAACTCTTTGAATAAAGAAGACGATAGCAACGAGCTTTATTATAAAATGGTGCTTACCTCGGTTGATAATAAGGTTTATCGAAGGCTTGTTGAAGGTAACGACCATTTGCCTCTTCCGTCTTTACATCCGATGGTTGCGACATACCGCTTTTTTGAAAAGGCGATTCGAGAGAGCGATATTGCTTTAAGTGATATTTATAAAGCGCTTCAAAAGATTACCGTACTGCCCATTTCAACCGATCGGTGTTACAGCAACCCGCAGTTTATTTATGAAACAGTGATGGAAGCCAAATTGACGCGGGAACGCTCAAAATTACTGCTCAAATGGCTTTCGGGGTTACTTTCGGTTTCGTGTATTCCTAAACAGGGATAG
- a CDS encoding pyridoxamine 5'-phosphate oxidase family protein codes for MAKMPQNVMEMLNASPILPKVLCTADSEGNLNAVPKGTLYAYNLETIVFADIWGYKTNQNLENNKKVAVTVFSIQMLPAGYQIKGTFKGFETEGEIFDTYAKHVKEQINMDIVSVGVIKVDSVFTHCLPEPGVQIA; via the coding sequence ATGGCCAAAATGCCCCAAAATGTAATGGAAATGCTAAATGCAAGCCCTATTTTACCGAAGGTGCTGTGTACCGCCGACAGCGAAGGAAATTTGAATGCTGTTCCCAAAGGAACCTTGTATGCATACAATTTGGAAACAATTGTTTTTGCCGATATTTGGGGCTATAAAACCAATCAAAACTTGGAAAACAATAAAAAAGTGGCGGTTACCGTCTTTAGTATTCAAATGTTACCGGCGGGCTATCAAATAAAAGGGACATTTAAAGGGTTTGAAACCGAAGGTGAAATCTTCGACACCTACGCCAAACACGTCAAAGAGCAAATCAACATGGACATTGTTTCAGTCGGTGTTATCAAAGTGGATTCTGTCTTTACCCACTGCTTGCCGGAACCCGGTGTTCAAATCGCTTAG
- a CDS encoding carboxymuconolactone decarboxylase family protein gives MKFKKRTYKNPAVFFRDVCFLTKNRSKIKKVVKSNIVSPQFQERLMLAVTAVNDCRYCSHFHTKQALKSGLSQEEIDLLLSGNIANCPEDEYVALIYAQYWAETNANPDSDAVNKLKEVYSDEKAEAIELILRMIRMGNLMGNTWDYFLYRVSFGRLGV, from the coding sequence GTGAAATTTAAAAAAAGAACTTACAAAAATCCGGCTGTTTTCTTTAGAGATGTGTGCTTTTTAACTAAAAACAGAAGCAAAATAAAGAAAGTCGTAAAAAGCAATATCGTTTCCCCTCAATTTCAGGAAAGGTTAATGCTTGCCGTAACCGCGGTTAACGATTGCAGATACTGCTCTCATTTTCATACAAAACAGGCTTTAAAGAGCGGATTATCGCAGGAAGAAATTGATTTGCTCCTTTCGGGCAATATTGCGAATTGCCCCGAAGACGAATATGTTGCCTTAATTTATGCGCAGTATTGGGCTGAAACGAATGCTAATCCTGATAGCGATGCGGTTAATAAGTTAAAAGAGGTCTATTCCGACGAAAAGGCAGAGGCAATTGAATTGATTCTTCGTATGATTCGAATGGGTAATTTAATGGGTAACACTTGGGATTACTTTTTATATCGAGTATCATTTGGCAGGCTGGGTGTTTAA
- a CDS encoding DUF456 domain-containing protein, which translates to MEILFAVICAVLILVGLVGVIVPFLPGVPLAWLGFFIYAIGTDWERISVTVTVVFGVIMLFALLVDFIAPLLGAKKYKAGKWGIIGASVGLFVGIIIFQMWGIILGPLLGALVGEIIAGKSAGHAFKVALGTFVGFVFGSLMKIVLILVMAGFFVVSLF; encoded by the coding sequence ATGGAAATATTGTTTGCGGTTATTTGCGCTGTTTTAATTTTAGTTGGACTTGTGGGCGTAATCGTTCCCTTTTTACCGGGGGTTCCCCTTGCATGGTTAGGGTTTTTTATCTATGCAATCGGCACGGATTGGGAGCGGATTTCCGTTACCGTTACAGTGGTTTTCGGGGTAATAATGCTTTTTGCGCTCTTGGTGGATTTTATTGCACCGTTATTGGGAGCAAAAAAGTATAAAGCCGGCAAATGGGGGATTATAGGGGCATCTGTTGGTCTTTTTGTCGGCATTATTATTTTTCAAATGTGGGGGATTATATTGGGGCCGTTATTGGGTGCGCTTGTCGGAGAGATAATTGCCGGTAAATCCGCCGGACACGCTTTTAAAGTTGCGTTGGGAACCTTTGTCGGGTTTGTTTTCGGCAGTTTAATGAAAATTGTGCTTATACTTGTAATGGCTGGGTTTTTTGTTGTTTCCTTGTTTTAA
- a CDS encoding uracil-DNA glycosylase: MSALSDLYENIRCCGKCEIARTRTQSVPGEGAEDAEIMFIGEAPGFREDQLGRPFVGQAGKFLDELLALIGLDRKQVYIANVVKCRPPTNRDPLPQEILNCRPWLNKQIDIIQPKVIVTLGRFSMAMFFPQKTIGKIHGTVENRDGVLYVPMYHPAAALHQANLKEVIKADFLKLPEYIAAGKEMSEVKKESVATTKQLRMFEV, from the coding sequence ATGTCAGCGCTTAGCGATCTTTATGAGAATATTAGGTGCTGTGGTAAATGTGAAATTGCTCGGACACGAACCCAATCTGTTCCGGGGGAGGGTGCGGAAGACGCTGAGATAATGTTTATCGGGGAAGCCCCCGGTTTCCGTGAAGACCAACTGGGCCGCCCGTTTGTGGGTCAGGCAGGTAAATTCCTTGATGAGCTGCTTGCTTTAATTGGTCTGGATCGCAAACAGGTTTATATCGCCAATGTTGTCAAATGCCGCCCCCCGACCAACCGCGACCCATTGCCCCAAGAAATACTGAATTGCCGCCCATGGCTGAATAAACAAATTGATATTATTCAGCCCAAGGTGATTGTTACACTTGGACGTTTCTCTATGGCAATGTTCTTCCCGCAAAAAACCATTGGTAAAATCCACGGTACCGTTGAAAATCGTGACGGTGTACTTTATGTTCCCATGTATCATCCGGCAGCCGCTTTGCACCAAGCAAATTTAAAGGAAGTTATTAAGGCCGATTTTCTTAAATTGCCCGAATACATAGCTGCCGGCAAAGAAATGTCCGAGGTTAAAAAAGAATCTGTCGCTACTACAAAACAGTTAAGGATGTTTGAGGTTTAA